The following proteins are co-located in the Pomacea canaliculata isolate SZHN2017 linkage group LG8, ASM307304v1, whole genome shotgun sequence genome:
- the LOC112570948 gene encoding uncharacterized protein LOC112570948: protein MSTTTELEMNHSGMTFASPSDVTGLSGEDYAECDDVTCVLTTPEPLDLSVCERLAPPPVPPWLQDAPSRLHEMTRHCRSWTLYQELCQQGAVNSTWLDPPEDHTAVDEGLGPGPRGVQWVIPALALVVVVLLVLLAAVMYKYYRHPSKRAMYRVAGGGSPLKRPTVTGGWAAGALVEGETSDSNLSAHTHDPDLRYTRSPVCRLLEHTQYVATPTEARIRQHPGGPPAFTCPAYFLPALSWLRLPILQHVWPKEGASDAGEDTLYHAAHSAPTASGEIIYRWASGGATDEPEYSEIWEGQQPGLEGEVDTCGCKCAPVVASPVFVASGSDPAGVHRELYQPLPTSSTSLPPGVLPLPLLHEHHHHHHSHHSCSHQGWRHDNTCGGSGCVESSSARHQLSEGDGLGAYDLDPKQKVDWEECHPSLRHCGRDGWLAQYRLPRSCGSRAPPVRQWLQEGQLLDDMASDSEMLLEHSSLHGHPLAPPRTPRTARADCSVQGGGTLVVKYPNLVFEGNGHVTSTNSRQAVRAAPAPLVSRLWGFLGWSKR, encoded by the exons ATGTCCACCACTACGGAGCTGGAGATGAATCACTCTGGGATGACCTTTGCATCCCCgagtgacgtcacggggctcAGTGGAGAAGACTACGCCGAGTGTGATGATGTCACGTGTGTACTGACCACCCCCGAGCCGCTGGACTTGTCGGTGTGCGAGAGGCTGGCCCCACCGCCTGTCCCCCCCTGGCTACAGGACGCTCCCTCCCGCCTTCACGAGATGACCAGACACTGCCGCAGCTGGACTTTGTACCAGG AACTGTGCCAGCAAGGGGCAGTGAACTCCACGTGGTTAGACCCCCCTGAGGACCACACAGCAG TTGATGAAGGACTAGGCCCCGGGCCTCGCGGTGTCCAGTGGGTCATCCCCGCCCTggcactggtggtggtggtgctgctggtgctgctggcgGCCGTCATGTACAAGTACTACCGCCACCCCAGCAAACG GGCCATGTACCGGGTGGCAGGTGGAGGAAGCCCCCTGAAGAGGCCGACAGTGACGGGTGGCTGGGCAGCGGGTGCCTTGGTTGAGGGGGAGACGAGCGACTCGAACCTTTCCGCTCACACTCACGACCCTGACCTGCGCTACACGCGCTCAcccgtgtgtcgtctgctggagcACACCCAGTACGTGGCCACCCCGACAGAGGCGAGGATCAGACAGCACCCCGGGGGTCCGCCGGCCTTCACCTGCCCCGCCTATTTCCTGCCGGCCCTCTCCTGGTTGCGGCTGCCCATCCTGCAGCACGTGTGGCCCAAAGAGGGCGCTAGTGACGCAGGGGAAGATACTCTGTATCACGCCGCCCACTCGGCGCCCACAGCTTCAGGGGAGATCATCTACCGGTGGGCGAGTGGCGGCGCCACAGACGAGCCCGAGTACAGCGAGATATGGGAGGGGCAGCAGCCGGGGCTGGAGGGCGAGGTGGACACGTGCGGGTGCAAGTGCGCACCGGTGGTGGCCTCCCCTGTCTTTGTCGCCAGCGGCTCGGATCCTGCGGGTGTCCACCGCGAGCTCTACCAGCCCCTCCCAACATCCTCCACCTCGCTCCCCCCCGGTGTCTTGCCCCTCCCGCTGCTTCACGagcatcaccaccatcaccacagtCACCACTCGTGTAGCCATCAGGGATGGCGCCACGACAACACGTGCGGCGGCAGCGGGTGTGTGGAGAGCAGCTCCGCGCGCCACCAACTCAGCGAAGGTGACGGCCTTGGAGCCTACGACCTTGACCCGAAGCAGAAGGTGGACTGGGAGGAGTGCCACCCTTCACTTCGTCACTGTGGGCGGGACGGGTGGCTGGCCCAATACAGACTACCCAGGTCCTGCGGCAGCCGCGCCCCGCCCGTCCGCCAATGGCTGCAGGAGGGACAACTGCTGGATGACATGGCGTCGGACAGCGAGATGCTTCTGGAACATTCGTCACTACACGGCCACCCCCTGGCGCCACCACGGACTCCACGCACCGCCAGAGCAGACTGTTCTGTACAGGGGGGTGGCACCTTAGTGGTCAAGTACCCCAACCTGGTGTTCGAGGgcaatggtcacgtgacctccacTAACAGTCGCCAGGCTGTCCGGGCGGCCCCGGCCCCGCTAGTGTCTCGCTTGTGGGGCTTCCTGGGCTGGAGCAAGCGGTGA